Genomic DNA from Peribacillus simplex NBRC 15720 = DSM 1321:
CCTCTTTATATAAAGCATAAAGTTGTTTATACACTGGAACATTTTCTAAATTAGGATGATATGTTTTTGAAGAAGCAATGAATAAATCTGCGCATTCTTCTAATGAGTTGTACCACCCACAACCATAAGCGGCTAACATGGCTGCCCCTAGTGCAGGTCCTTGCTCAGTAGATAGCTTTATAATTTTTGTGTTAAAAACGTCTGCTTGAATCTGAAGCCAACTATCGTTTTTTGCTCCCCCGCCAATTGATACAATAGACGTAATTTCTTTTCCATTTTCTCGAAAAATTTCAATTGATTCATTTAATGAGAAGGTAATTCCTTCAATAACTGCCCTTGTAAAATCCCTCTTTTTATGGGAAGCATCCATTCCTATAAAGCTTCCGCGTATAGTAGCATCTGCATGTGGTGTTCGTTCCCCAACTAAGTATGGAGTAAATAAAAGCCCATTTGAGCCAATTGGAACATTGTTTATATCAGCCAGTAATTCTTCAAATGACTCATTTTCAGCAAAATTATCTCTAAACCAACTTAAACTGTGGCCAGCAGATAATGTAACTCCCATCGTATAAAAAGCATTTTCTTTTCCATGATTGAAATAATGCACTTTCCCAGCAAAGTCTCTATCATTTCGCTCCTCATAAGAAAGTACGACACCAGATGTTCCGATGCTGCATAACGTTTCTCCTGATGATAGAATGCCAGCTCCAATTGCTCCACAAGCATTATCAGCTCCACCCGCAAATACCTTAGTCGATAATGTTATCCCAGATTTTTGAGAGAATTCTTCATTAATTGTTCCAGCGCATTCACTAGATTCCACTAGCGATGGGCAAATGCTGATATCAATGCCCACTAATTGACAAATCTCTTCGCTCCATTTTTTCTCACTCACGTTCAACAATAATGTACCGGCAGCATCTGAATATTCACTATGAATAAAGCCAGTCATTTTGAAGCGTAAATAGTCTTTAGGCAGCATAAATACAGCTACTTGATCAAATATCTCTGGTTCATGCTCTTTAACCCATAGCAGCTTAGGTAGTGTAAACCCTTCCAAAGCTTGATTTTTTGTTATTTCTAAAAGACGCTTTTCTCCAATCATTTCATATAGCTGATGACATTGTGCTGTCGTCCTTGTATCGTTCCATAAAATAGAATGACGTAAAAGATTATGATTCTTATCCAACAGTACTAGACCGTGCATTTGTCCAGAATAACTAATTCCTTCTATATCTTCTGGTCTTACATCAGATTTGGAGATTAACTCATTTAAAGCACTAGCAGTCTGCTGAATCCACTCCTCTGGGTTTTGTTCACTATATCCTGTTTTTTCATGCAGAAGAGGGTAATTTTTAGAAGCTTCTGCACAGATCTCACCTTTCGTATTAACTAAAACAGTTTTGACAGCACTCGTTCCTAGATCAATTCCTATAATATATTTCATCTTGATTCCTCCACTTTTATAAAAGAGAGTAGAAATTGTTTCTACTCTCTTTTATCCATTAAACTTCTAAAATATATTGATTTAAGATGCCTTTTAATCGTTCCTGTCTTCCTGACTTATTCGTAATGTTTGGATTTTGTAATGCATACTGCTCTAGTGTATGGAAGTTGGCTCTTCCTTCAACAATCTCAAGACCAATTCCTTCTTTGAAACTGCTGTAGCGTTCATCAATGATGTTTTCAAGAACACGATCTTCTAATAATTTATGAGCCACTTTTAAACCTCTAGCGAACGCATCCATCCCTGCCACATGAGCATATACTAAATCTTCCTGTTCAAAGGAACCTCTGCGCACTTTAGCATCAAAATTTAATCCTCCACTACCTAATCCTCCATTTTGGAGGATCTCATACATTGCTAAAGTTGTAGAATATAAATCTGTTGGGAACTCATCGGTATCCCATCCTAAAAGAGGATCACCTTGGTTTGCATCCACTGATCCTAAGAAGCCCTGAACTCTGGCTACGCGTAATTCATGTTCAAACGTATGCCCAGCTAAAGTAGCATGGTTAGCTTCAAGGTTTAGTTTAAAATGGTTATCTAATCCGTATTGTCTTAGGAACGAAATGGTCGTAGCTGCATCGGTATCATACTGATGCGTTGTTGGTTCCTTTGGTTTTGGCTCAATTAAGAATTGACCTATAAATCCAATTTCCTTAGCATAATCTACAGCCATATGCATAAATCTAGCCAAGTTATCTAACTCTAACTTTAAATTTGTATTGAGCAGTGTTTCATAGCCTTCACGGCCGCCCCAGAACACATA
This window encodes:
- the xylB gene encoding xylulokinase, translated to MKYIIGIDLGTSAVKTVLVNTKGEICAEASKNYPLLHEKTGYSEQNPEEWIQQTASALNELISKSDVRPEDIEGISYSGQMHGLVLLDKNHNLLRHSILWNDTRTTAQCHQLYEMIGEKRLLEITKNQALEGFTLPKLLWVKEHEPEIFDQVAVFMLPKDYLRFKMTGFIHSEYSDAAGTLLLNVSEKKWSEEICQLVGIDISICPSLVESSECAGTINEEFSQKSGITLSTKVFAGGADNACGAIGAGILSSGETLCSIGTSGVVLSYEERNDRDFAGKVHYFNHGKENAFYTMGVTLSAGHSLSWFRDNFAENESFEELLADINNVPIGSNGLLFTPYLVGERTPHADATIRGSFIGMDASHKKRDFTRAVIEGITFSLNESIEIFRENGKEITSIVSIGGGAKNDSWLQIQADVFNTKIIKLSTEQGPALGAAMLAAYGCGWYNSLEECADLFIASSKTYHPNLENVPVYKQLYALYKEVYSQTKDLSKKLNQFSRK
- the xylA gene encoding xylose isomerase, with amino-acid sequence MIQTDTNKINYFESVNKVSYEGKDSKNPLAFKYYNPEEVVGGKTMKEQLRFSVAYWHTFTADGTDPFGAATMQRSWNKYDGMDLAKARVEAAFQLFEKLEVPFFAFHDRDIAPEGNTLKETNKNLDVIVSMIQEYMKTSNVKLLWNTANMFTNPRFVHGAATSCNADVFAYAAAQVKKGLETAKELGAENYVFWGGREGYETLLNTNLKLELDNLARFMHMAVDYAKEIGFIGQFLIEPKPKEPTTHQYDTDAATTISFLRQYGLDNHFKLNLEANHATLAGHTFEHELRVARVQGFLGSVDANQGDPLLGWDTDEFPTDLYSTTLAMYEILQNGGLGSGGLNFDAKVRRGSFEQEDLVYAHVAGMDAFARGLKVAHKLLEDRVLENIIDERYSSFKEGIGLEIVEGRANFHTLEQYALQNPNITNKSGRQERLKGILNQYILEV